Sequence from the Candidatus Omnitrophota bacterium genome:
GAAAAGGCTCCAGAAGGAGCGTGCCGGTAAAACCGAACAATTGGCCGCCGAAAAGGATGAGGAGGCCGCCCCCGCCGAAGAAAAAAAAGCGAAAAAAGGCGAGCTTTTCGACGAAGAGGATATAAGCGCCCGCCAGGAGAAGATACAGAAACTCTCCGAGACCGACCCGGTGTTCTATATTTTCATAGGTCTGGTGAACCTGGCCATCCTTTTCGTCATACTGGTGGGGTTCATACTCGACGGGTATTTCCTGGTGAGGCTTTTCCGGCGGGAGCCCCTCAGGATAAGGCTCCAGGAGCAGGATAAGCCCCGCTGGACTCCGGGCGATGTCGTCCGCGTCGCGCTTATATTCCTCGCATCCGGCTACGCGATAATAATAGTCCAGGCCTTTCTTTCTCATATTTTCCCGATACTGCGCAACGAGAACTTCCGCATGGTCTTCAATACCGCCATGATGAACCTTATCGGCATAAGCGTGATAGTCTATTTCGTGGTGGATAAATACGGGCAGGACATAAGCCAGATAGGGCTTACCGCGAAGGGTTTCAGAAAAGCCGTTTTTTACGCGGCGGTCGGCTATATCTGTCTGGTACCCGTTCTTTTCCTGATAATGCTGGGGACATATTTCGTCACCCAGCTTATAGAGTATCGCCCTCCGGTACAGCCAATAGTTGAGGTTTTCATGGAGGAGAAAGAGACTGTGGTGCTGTGGTTGTCCACGGTCTTCGCCGCCGTTTTCGGGCCGATAGCCGAAGAGATCTTCTTCAGGGGTTTTATGTACGGGGCCTTGAAGAAAAGCCTGGGCGTGTTCTGGGGGATGATGCTGACGGCCGCCGTTTTCGCGATGCTGCACGCGCACGCCGTGGGGTTTTTGCCCATAATGATGCTGGGACTTCTCTTGGCCTATCTATACGAGAAGACGGGCTCACTGGTGAGTTCCATGACGGTGCATATCATGCATAACCTGGCCATGGTGGTGCTTGTTTTCATGATGAGGGGTATAGGAACTTAAAACACTGAAAGGAAATAATCGTCATGTCAGTCGAGACGATACGCTGGAAGAAGGACAGGGTAGAACTTATAGACCAGAGGCTCCTGCCGGCAAAGCTGCGGTACATATCCTGCCGCAGTGCCAGGGACATGTGGGAGGCCATACGCCATCTCAAGGTGCGCGGGGCGCCGGCCATAGGCATCGCGGGGGCGTACGGGGCGTATCTGGGCGTGAGGTCAAGCCGCGCGGCAAAGTACCGGACTTTTAAAAGGGACCTGGACAGGACCGTCGAGTACCTTGCCACGGCGCGACCGACAGCGCGCAACCTCTTCTGGGCGCTCGAAGAGGTGACAGGTCTGGTTGAGCAGAACCGCGATAAGAGCGTGCCGGAGCTGAAAAAACTGATACTCGAAAAGGCTCACGGCATACTCGAGGAGGACAACAGGATATGCAGGCTTATAGGGGAAAAGGGAGCCGCTCTCATAAAACCCTCTTCCCGCGTCCTTACGCACTGTAACGCCGGGGGGCTGGCGACGGCCGGCCATGGCACAGCGGTCTCGGTCATAACCGCCGCCGGGAAAAAAATACAGAGGGTATATGCCGACGAGACGCGCCCGGTGCTGCAGGGGGCGAGGCTTACCGTCTGGGAGCTTACCCGTGAAGGAGTGCCCACCACGCTTATCTGCGATAACATGGCCGCCTCGCTCATGGACCAGAAGGGGATAGACGCCGTAGTTGTCGGGGCCGACAGGATCGCGTCGAACGGTGACACCGCGAACAAGATCGGTACCTACAATCTCGCCGTTCTTGCCAGTTACCACAAGGTGCCCTTTTATGTGGCCGCTCCTTTTTCAACGTTCGACCTTGCCATACCCGACGGGAGCGGGATAAGCATCGAAGAGCGCGCCCCCGAAGAAGTAAGGACCGTCGGTTCAAGCTGCGTTACCGTTCCGGGTGTGGACGTGTGGAACCCGGCTTTCGATGTCACCCCGAGCAAGCTCATAACCGCGATAATAACCGAAAAGGGCGTTATCCGCGCGCCCGACAGAAAAAAGATAAAGAAGGTGTTATCCTGATGAGGGAGCTTGCGGTCATAGATATGATAAAGCGCCGGGCCGGACAGCCCCCCGGGGGCGTTAAAAAGGGGATAGGCGATGACTGTGCCGTCCTGGCCGACGGCAGGGGGGGTTACATTCTCTGGGCGAGCGACATGTTGACAGAAGGAGTGCATTTCAGCGTAAAGCGCGCCGGTTACGCCAGGATAGGCCGAAAGGCCGTCGCCGTCAATATAAGCGATATAGCCGCGATGGGAGGGGAACCCGAACATATACTGGTGTCCCTGGGGGTTCCTTCCGGGATAAGGGATTCTTCGATCAGGGCCATTTACGACGGTATTTTCTCGATCTGCGGCGATTACGGGATGACGGTCCTGGGAGGCGACCTCACGGCTTCACGCAGTCTGGTGATCGATGTTTCGGTGATCGGCCGCGCGAGCCGCGGGAGGCTCACGACCCGGGACGGGGCCAGGGTGGGCGATAAGCTTCTCATCACCGCGCCCTGCAGGAACGGAAGGAGAGAACATCTTGATTTCAGGCCGCGGCTTGACCAGGCGCGGTACTTGACGCGGCACTACAGGGTAAACGCGATGATAGATGTATCCGACGGCATCGCGATGGACCTTGGAAGGATGGCCTCGGCCAGCCGCGTGGGCGCAAGGTTGTATACCGCTGATATCCCTCTATCCAGGGGGCTCTGCATAGAGGATGCCTTGTTCTACGGTGAAAGCTTCGAGCTTCTTTTTTCGATGAAGCCGGGTGACGCGGAAGAACTCACCAGGAAGAAAAAGACTGAATATGCCGTGATCGGCACTATCGTTCCCGAAAAGAAGGGGCTCATCAGAGTGGACCCGGGCGGCAGGGAAAGCCCCTTAAAAATGAAAGGCTACAGACATCTATGAGCAAAACAGGCGCGACCCTTACAACAGTTTCGCCAGAACAGACCATGGAGCTTGCCGCGCGCATAGCCCTTTCCCTTGAGGCCGGGGACGTGGTAGCCCTTATCGGGGATCTGGGAACGGGAAAGACGGTTTTCGTCAAGGGATTGGCCAAGGGCCTGGGATACGGGGACTATCTTTATGTGAACAGTCCTTCGTTCGTTGTGCTTAAAGAGTATCATGAGGGGGTTGATCTCTATCATTTCGACGTGTACAGGCTTGACAGGGAAAGCTTTTGCCAGACCCTGGACTATGAAAAGTATTTTTATGGAGGCGGGATAACCGTCGTCGAGTGGGCGGATAAGATACTGGACTTATTGCCCGATGAATACCTTAAGGTCAGCTTTTCACACGAGGACCATGCGAAAAGGAAGATTCGCATTGAAAGCGTGGGAGATAAATTCAAGGAGATAGTGAACACGGCATGAAGGTATTGGCGTTCGATACATCCACGAAGTTCCTGAGCGTGGCCTGTCTTGAGGACGGCCGCCAGTGCGCTTGTTTCCATGAGGAAGCGGGCATACGGCACAGCGAGATACTCGTAGCTACGATAAAGTCGCTTCTCGAAGAGGCCGCCTGGCGCGTTCAGCAGCTGGATCTGGTCTGTGTCGGGCTAGGGCCGGGGTCCTTTACGGGGCTCCGTATAGGGGTGGCCACTGTCAAAGCCCTCGCGGCGGCGACAGCAGTAAAGGCTGTCGGTGTGCCGAGCATGGACGCCTCGGCCGTCAAGTGCGCGCACCTGGGCGCTAAGATCGCGCCTTTTCTGGACGCGCATAAAGGGAAGGTCTATACAGCAGTATATTCGACGACAGGGAAGCTGCCCAGGAGAGATACCGATTACCTCCTCACGGACGTGGAAGAGTTCCTCGCCGGGCTGAAAGAGGATGTTGTTCTTTTCGGCAGCGGCGTGATAAAATATAAAAAGCAGCTTGAACTCTCACGGCGCGTTGAGTGTCTGGAGGATATCGACTGGTATCCTCACGCCGCTGACATAGCCAGGCTTGGAACGGAAAGAGCCGCAAAGGCCGAAGCGAACGCGGATAAGCTGGATCCGATGTACATGCATTCAAAATACTGTAACGTTACCGAACCGCGGAAGGAAAATGGAAGTACTTGAGAAAACAACCTACAGGCCCACCTGGGCGGAGGTCGATCTGGGGGCAGTAAGGCACAACCTCCGGAAGATACGCGCGCTCATCGACGAGGATGTCCACGTCCTGGCAGTGGTCAAGGCCAACGCCTACGGGCACGGGATATCCCAGGTGAGCAGGGCCCTTGTGGAGGAAGGGGTCAATTATCTAGGCGTCGCAACGGTCGATGAAGGCCTTAAGCTGCGCTGTGAGGGCATAACTGTTCCGGTCCTGGTCCTTGGTTCGGTGTTGGATGAGGAAGCTCAGGCCGCGGTTGAGAACGATATCACGCTCACTCTGTGTGATACGGGTCTTTTGGAGGTCTTGTCAGGCATTGCCGGTAGGACCGGCAGGACCCCGAGAGTGCATATCAAGGTGGATACGGGCATGGGAAGGATAGGGGTATGGCATGAGGATGCGGTTGAATTCATAAAAAAGGCCCGTTCGTTCGACGGCATAGAAATAGAAGGCCTTTATACGCACTTTTCCTCGGCAGGCAGGGACAAGCTTATGACGCGCATGCAGATAAGCTGTTTCGAGAAAGTGATAAATGAAGCCGAGCGATCGGGGGTCCGTCTTAAATACAAGCATGCCGCCAACAGTATCGCAGTGGTGGACTGGAGGAGGTCCCACCTTAACCTGGTGAGGACGGGTATCCTTCTTTACGGGGTCTATCCCAAAGAGAGCTTCCGTGATGAGTTCGAGCTTTATCCGGTTATGAACCTGAAAACGAGGATCGTGCATTTAAAGGATACCCCTCCGGGAAGGTCCATAAGCTACGGGAGGACCTACATAACCCAGACGGATACAAGGATAGCGACCATTCCCATAGGTTACGCCGACGGTTACGGAAGGATACTTTCCAACAAGGCCGAGGCCCTGGTGAAAGGCCAGTACGTGAGGATAGTCGGGATGGTGACCATGGACCAGACCCTTCTTGATGTGGGTAATGTCAAAGACGTGAGGGTGGGTGATGAAGTGGTT
This genomic interval carries:
- the tsaE gene encoding tRNA (adenosine(37)-N6)-threonylcarbamoyltransferase complex ATPase subunit type 1 TsaE, which translates into the protein MSKTGATLTTVSPEQTMELAARIALSLEAGDVVALIGDLGTGKTVFVKGLAKGLGYGDYLYVNSPSFVVLKEYHEGVDLYHFDVYRLDRESFCQTLDYEKYFYGGGITVVEWADKILDLLPDEYLKVSFSHEDHAKRKIRIESVGDKFKEIVNTA
- the mtnA gene encoding S-methyl-5-thioribose-1-phosphate isomerase, with amino-acid sequence MSVETIRWKKDRVELIDQRLLPAKLRYISCRSARDMWEAIRHLKVRGAPAIGIAGAYGAYLGVRSSRAAKYRTFKRDLDRTVEYLATARPTARNLFWALEEVTGLVEQNRDKSVPELKKLILEKAHGILEEDNRICRLIGEKGAALIKPSSRVLTHCNAGGLATAGHGTAVSVITAAGKKIQRVYADETRPVLQGARLTVWELTREGVPTTLICDNMAASLMDQKGIDAVVVGADRIASNGDTANKIGTYNLAVLASYHKVPFYVAAPFSTFDLAIPDGSGISIEERAPEEVRTVGSSCVTVPGVDVWNPAFDVTPSKLITAIITEKGVIRAPDRKKIKKVLS
- a CDS encoding CPBP family intramembrane metalloprotease → MGKLSAFLYRNKLYIALALFILLINLASTAEKRLQKERAGKTEQLAAEKDEEAAPAEEKKAKKGELFDEEDISARQEKIQKLSETDPVFYIFIGLVNLAILFVILVGFILDGYFLVRLFRREPLRIRLQEQDKPRWTPGDVVRVALIFLASGYAIIIVQAFLSHIFPILRNENFRMVFNTAMMNLIGISVIVYFVVDKYGQDISQIGLTAKGFRKAVFYAAVGYICLVPVLFLIMLGTYFVTQLIEYRPPVQPIVEVFMEEKETVVLWLSTVFAAVFGPIAEEIFFRGFMYGALKKSLGVFWGMMLTAAVFAMLHAHAVGFLPIMMLGLLLAYLYEKTGSLVSSMTVHIMHNLAMVVLVFMMRGIGT
- the tsaB gene encoding tRNA (adenosine(37)-N6)-threonylcarbamoyltransferase complex dimerization subunit type 1 TsaB is translated as MKVLAFDTSTKFLSVACLEDGRQCACFHEEAGIRHSEILVATIKSLLEEAAWRVQQLDLVCVGLGPGSFTGLRIGVATVKALAAATAVKAVGVPSMDASAVKCAHLGAKIAPFLDAHKGKVYTAVYSTTGKLPRRDTDYLLTDVEEFLAGLKEDVVLFGSGVIKYKKQLELSRRVECLEDIDWYPHAADIARLGTERAAKAEANADKLDPMYMHSKYCNVTEPRKENGST
- the alr gene encoding alanine racemase gives rise to the protein MEVLEKTTYRPTWAEVDLGAVRHNLRKIRALIDEDVHVLAVVKANAYGHGISQVSRALVEEGVNYLGVATVDEGLKLRCEGITVPVLVLGSVLDEEAQAAVENDITLTLCDTGLLEVLSGIAGRTGRTPRVHIKVDTGMGRIGVWHEDAVEFIKKARSFDGIEIEGLYTHFSSAGRDKLMTRMQISCFEKVINEAERSGVRLKYKHAANSIAVVDWRRSHLNLVRTGILLYGVYPKESFRDEFELYPVMNLKTRIVHLKDTPPGRSISYGRTYITQTDTRIATIPIGYADGYGRILSNKAEALVKGQYVRIVGMVTMDQTLLDVGNVKDVRVGDEVVLLGSQGRSSIPVEKIAKLAGTIPYEILSAITDRVPRVYKE